A region of Candidatus Binatia bacterium DNA encodes the following proteins:
- the icd gene encoding NADP-dependent isocitrate dehydrogenase, whose product MASYQIVKVPQDGQPIRMGSDGKLQVPDNPIIPFIEGDGTGPDIWRAAQRVFDAAVAKAYGGKRKIAWCEVYAGEKAFNKFGDWLPEETVTAFREFLVGIKGPLTTPVGGGIRSLNVALRQMLDLYVCLRPVRYFQGVPSPVKKPELVDMVIFRENTEDIYAGIEWPAESPEAKKVIAFLQNEMGVKKIRFPETSGIGIKPVSREGTERLVRAAIEYAMREKRKSVTLVHKGNIQKFTEGAFRDWGYALAAREFRNETVTERESWILGNREANPNLSNEDNARAIEPGYDMMTAEQKKKVVDEVERALALWPTHGDGKWKQKLLIRDAIADITLQQVLTRPADFDVIATLNLNGDYLSDALAAQVGGIGIAPGGNINYKTGHAVFEATHGTAPKYANLDKVNPGSVILSGEMMFRFMGWNEAADAIIRGFNGATAAKTVTYDFHRLMEGATLVKCSEFGDAIIKHM is encoded by the coding sequence ATGGCGAGCTATCAGATCGTGAAGGTGCCGCAGGACGGTCAGCCCATTCGCATGGGCTCCGACGGCAAGCTTCAGGTCCCCGACAACCCGATCATCCCCTTCATCGAGGGCGACGGCACCGGCCCCGACATCTGGCGCGCCGCGCAGCGGGTGTTCGACGCCGCGGTCGCCAAGGCGTACGGCGGCAAGCGGAAGATCGCCTGGTGCGAGGTCTACGCCGGCGAGAAGGCGTTCAACAAGTTCGGCGACTGGCTGCCGGAGGAGACCGTCACCGCGTTCCGCGAGTTCCTGGTCGGCATCAAGGGACCGCTGACGACGCCGGTCGGCGGCGGCATCCGCTCGCTCAACGTCGCGCTCCGGCAGATGCTCGACCTCTACGTCTGCCTGCGTCCGGTGCGCTACTTCCAGGGCGTGCCGAGCCCGGTGAAGAAGCCGGAGCTCGTCGACATGGTGATCTTCCGCGAGAACACGGAGGACATCTACGCCGGCATCGAGTGGCCCGCCGAGTCGCCGGAGGCGAAGAAGGTCATCGCCTTCCTGCAGAACGAGATGGGCGTCAAGAAGATCCGCTTCCCCGAGACCAGCGGCATCGGCATCAAGCCCGTCTCGCGCGAGGGTACCGAGCGCCTGGTGCGCGCCGCGATCGAGTACGCGATGCGCGAGAAGCGCAAGAGCGTGACGCTCGTCCACAAGGGCAACATCCAGAAGTTCACCGAGGGGGCCTTCCGCGACTGGGGCTACGCGCTCGCCGCGCGCGAGTTCCGCAACGAGACCGTCACCGAGCGCGAGAGCTGGATCCTCGGCAACCGCGAGGCGAACCCCAATCTGTCGAACGAGGACAACGCGCGCGCGATCGAGCCGGGCTACGACATGATGACCGCCGAGCAGAAGAAGAAGGTGGTCGACGAGGTCGAGCGTGCGCTCGCGCTGTGGCCGACGCACGGCGACGGCAAGTGGAAGCAGAAGCTGCTGATCCGCGACGCGATCGCCGACATCACGCTGCAGCAGGTCCTGACGCGGCCCGCGGACTTCGACGTCATCGCGACGCTCAACCTGAACGGCGACTACCTGTCGGACGCGCTCGCCGCGCAGGTCGGCGGCATCGGCATCGCCCCCGGCGGCAACATCAACTACAAGACCGGGCACGCCGTCTTCGAGGCGACGCACGGCACGGCGCCGAAGTACGCCAACCTCGACAAGGTCAACCCGGGTTCGGTGATCCTGTCGGGCGAGATGATGTTCCGCTTCATGGGCTGGAACGAGGCGGCCGACGCGATCATCCGGGGCTTCAACGGCGCGACCGCCGCGAAGACGGTGACCTACGACTTCCACCGCCTGATGGAGGGCGCGACGCTCGTCAAGTGCTCGGAGTTCGGCGACGCGATCATCAAGCACATGTAG
- the mdh gene encoding malate dehydrogenase, with protein MARRKIALIGAGNIGGTLAHLCALKRLGDVVLYDVVDGLPQGKALDLAESGPIEGFDAEIKGTTQIADIAGADVCIVTSGVARKPGMSRDDLLGINAKIISEVATGIKTHAPNAFVIVLTNPLDAMVTLMKRVTGFPKQRVVGMAGVLDSARYRTFLAMELGVSVESVQALVLGGHGDDMVPVRSSCTVGGVPVEHLISAERLDAIEARTRQAGGEIVALLKTGSAFYSPASAAIRMAEAYLFDRKEILPCAAYLEGEYGLKDLYVGVPVRIGAGGVEQVIEVPLSEKEKKELAVSASHVGELVAALDAVLNK; from the coding sequence ATGGCTCGACGCAAGATTGCTCTGATCGGTGCCGGCAACATCGGCGGCACGCTCGCGCACCTGTGCGCGCTCAAGCGCCTCGGCGACGTCGTCCTCTACGACGTGGTCGACGGCCTTCCGCAGGGCAAAGCGCTCGACCTCGCCGAATCGGGCCCGATCGAGGGCTTCGACGCCGAGATCAAGGGCACGACCCAGATCGCCGACATCGCCGGCGCGGACGTCTGCATCGTCACCTCCGGCGTCGCCCGCAAGCCGGGCATGAGCCGCGACGACCTCCTCGGCATCAATGCGAAAATCATCTCGGAGGTCGCGACCGGCATCAAGACGCACGCGCCGAACGCGTTCGTCATCGTGCTGACCAACCCGCTCGACGCGATGGTGACGCTGATGAAGCGCGTCACCGGCTTCCCGAAGCAGCGCGTCGTCGGCATGGCGGGCGTGCTGGACTCGGCGCGCTACCGGACGTTCCTCGCGATGGAGCTCGGCGTGTCGGTCGAGAGCGTGCAGGCGCTCGTGCTCGGCGGGCACGGCGACGACATGGTGCCGGTGCGCTCGTCGTGCACGGTCGGCGGCGTTCCGGTCGAGCACCTGATCTCGGCCGAGCGGCTCGACGCGATCGAGGCGCGCACCCGTCAGGCGGGCGGCGAGATCGTCGCGCTGCTCAAGACCGGCTCCGCGTTCTACTCGCCGGCGTCTGCCGCGATCCGCATGGCCGAGGCGTACCTCTTCGACCGCAAGGAGATCCTGCCGTGCGCCGCGTACCTCGAGGGTGAGTACGGCCTGAAGGATCTCTACGTCGGCGTCCCGGTGCGCATCGGCGCGGGCGGCGTCGAGCAGGTGATCGAGGTGCCGCTCAGCGAGAAGGAGAAGAAGGAGCTCGCCGTGTCGGCGAGCCACGTCGGCGAGCTGGTCGCGGCGCTCGACGCGGTGCTCAACAAGTAG
- a CDS encoding Fumble domain-containing protein, whose translation MHSAAIDFGGTVTDLVLRRPGRDDVLLALPSASPEPAVAEELLAQLVRASVDGTRSALELVAVTGGRSWQLPDRLGSTRVVKVDEPTATAVGGLREAPPTPAIVVSLGTGTGIVLADPPNPPQRLVGSGIGGGTLLGLAKLLLGTTDVETIGELSRRGDVSRCDLTVGDILGSGVGPVPAEATAAHFARVARKGGGEPRPEDLAAALINLVGQAALRLAFEAARFHSARSIVLLGHVLDVPGFRDAIERIPLLDRSFVRIVTDPGFAVARGALETALRDGAPYPA comes from the coding sequence GTGCACAGCGCCGCGATCGACTTCGGCGGGACGGTCACCGACCTCGTCCTGCGCCGGCCGGGGCGCGACGACGTGCTGCTCGCGCTGCCGTCGGCGTCGCCGGAGCCCGCCGTCGCGGAGGAGCTGCTCGCGCAGCTGGTCCGCGCGTCGGTCGACGGCACGCGCTCGGCGCTCGAGCTGGTCGCGGTGACCGGCGGTCGCTCCTGGCAGCTCCCGGACCGGCTGGGCTCGACCCGCGTCGTCAAGGTCGACGAGCCGACGGCGACCGCGGTCGGCGGCCTGCGCGAAGCGCCGCCGACGCCGGCGATCGTCGTCAGCCTCGGCACCGGGACCGGCATCGTGCTCGCCGACCCGCCGAACCCGCCGCAGCGGCTCGTCGGCAGCGGCATCGGCGGCGGCACGCTGCTCGGGCTCGCGAAGCTGCTGCTCGGCACGACCGACGTCGAGACGATCGGCGAGCTCTCGCGGCGCGGCGACGTGTCGCGCTGCGACCTCACGGTCGGCGACATCCTCGGCAGCGGCGTCGGACCGGTTCCCGCCGAGGCGACGGCGGCGCACTTCGCGCGCGTCGCCCGCAAGGGTGGCGGAGAGCCGCGCCCCGAGGACCTCGCCGCCGCGCTCATCAACCTCGTCGGGCAGGCGGCGCTGCGGCTCGCGTTCGAGGCGGCGCGCTTCCACTCGGCGCGCTCGATCGTGCTGCTCGGGCACGTGCTCGACGTGCCCGGCTTCCGCGACGCCATCGAGCGCATCCCGCTGCTCGACCGTTCCTTCGTTCGCATCGTGACCGACCCGGGCTTCGCGGTCGCGCGCGGCGCGCTCGAGACCGCGCTGCGCGACGGCGCTCCGTACCCAGCGTAA
- the sucC gene encoding ADP-forming succinate--CoA ligase subunit beta, whose amino-acid sequence MNIHEYQAKQILARYGVATLRNQVASTPEEAAQAVQQLGGPGPWVVKAQIHAGGRGKAGGVKLVKSADEAREFAKSILGKPLVTHQTGPQGRVVHRVLVEDGCKIARELYLGLTLDRATSLITVIASAEGGVEIEEVAAKTPEKILREAVQPVVGLQPFQARKLGKALGIPAASLGKLAKFLTGLYQAYIDTDASLVEINPLVLTEEGDLVALDAKMGFDDNALFRHPEIKELRDPNEEDPREQEAQKYDLSYIALEGNIGCMVNGAGLAMATMDIIKYAGGEPANFLDVGGGASEEKVAAAFRIILADPTVKAVFINIFGGIMRCDVLAAGVVKAAKDMKLTVPVVVRMEGTNVKEGKQILADSGLNIIAAEDMLDGAKKAVAAAKGA is encoded by the coding sequence ATGAACATTCACGAGTATCAGGCGAAGCAGATCCTCGCGCGCTACGGCGTCGCGACGCTGCGCAACCAGGTCGCCTCGACCCCCGAGGAGGCGGCGCAGGCGGTGCAGCAGCTCGGCGGCCCGGGCCCGTGGGTGGTGAAGGCGCAGATTCACGCCGGCGGCCGCGGCAAGGCCGGCGGCGTCAAGCTGGTGAAGAGCGCCGACGAGGCGCGCGAGTTCGCGAAGTCGATCCTCGGCAAGCCGCTCGTGACGCACCAGACCGGGCCGCAGGGCAGGGTGGTGCACCGCGTGCTCGTCGAGGACGGCTGCAAGATCGCGCGCGAGCTCTACCTTGGCTTGACGCTCGACCGCGCGACCAGCCTGATCACCGTGATCGCGTCCGCGGAGGGCGGCGTCGAGATCGAGGAGGTCGCGGCGAAGACGCCGGAGAAGATCCTGCGCGAGGCGGTGCAGCCGGTCGTCGGCCTGCAGCCGTTCCAGGCGCGCAAGCTCGGCAAGGCGCTCGGCATCCCCGCCGCGTCGCTCGGCAAGCTCGCCAAGTTCCTCACCGGGCTCTACCAGGCGTACATCGACACCGACGCGTCGCTGGTCGAGATCAACCCGCTCGTGCTCACCGAGGAGGGCGATCTCGTCGCGCTCGACGCGAAGATGGGCTTCGACGACAACGCGCTCTTCCGCCACCCGGAGATCAAGGAGCTGCGCGATCCGAACGAGGAGGACCCGCGCGAGCAGGAGGCGCAGAAGTACGACCTCTCCTACATCGCGCTCGAGGGCAACATCGGCTGCATGGTGAACGGCGCCGGCCTCGCGATGGCGACGATGGACATCATCAAGTACGCGGGCGGCGAGCCGGCGAACTTCCTCGACGTCGGCGGCGGCGCGAGCGAGGAGAAGGTCGCGGCGGCGTTCCGCATCATCCTCGCCGACCCGACGGTGAAGGCCGTCTTCATCAACATCTTCGGCGGCATCATGCGCTGCGACGTGCTCGCGGCCGGCGTGGTGAAGGCCGCGAAGGACATGAAGCTGACGGTCCCGGTCGTGGTCCGCATGGAAGGCACGAACGTCAAGGAAGGAAAGCAGATTCTCGCGGACTCCGGTCTCAACATCATCGCCGCCGAGGACATGCTCGACGGTGCCAAGAAGGCCGTAGCCGCCGCGAAGGGCGCCTGA
- the sucD gene encoding succinate--CoA ligase subunit alpha has product MSILVDKNTKVVTQGITGATGQFHTRACKEYGTQVVAGVTPGKGGTDFEGIPIFDTVAEARAKTGCNASVIYVPPPFAADAIMEAADAGVELVICITEGIPVLDMVRVKRFLAGTKTRLIGPNCPGVITPGECKIGIMPGYIHKPGKIGVVSRSGTLTYEAVHQLTQLGIGQSTCVGIGGDPVNGTGFIDVLELFNRDPNTEGVIMIGEIGGTAEEEAAEYVKREMKKPVAGFIAGQTAPKGKRMGHAGAIISGGKGTAADKIAAMEAAGIRVAPSPAELGVTMRAALGG; this is encoded by the coding sequence ATGAGCATTCTGGTCGACAAGAACACCAAGGTCGTCACCCAGGGAATCACCGGGGCGACGGGTCAGTTCCACACGCGCGCGTGCAAGGAGTACGGCACGCAGGTGGTCGCCGGCGTGACGCCGGGCAAGGGCGGCACGGACTTCGAGGGCATCCCGATCTTCGACACCGTCGCCGAGGCGCGCGCGAAGACCGGCTGCAACGCGAGCGTGATCTACGTCCCGCCGCCGTTCGCGGCCGACGCGATCATGGAGGCGGCCGACGCCGGCGTCGAGCTCGTGATCTGCATCACCGAGGGCATCCCGGTGCTCGACATGGTGCGCGTCAAGCGCTTCCTCGCCGGCACGAAGACGCGCCTCATCGGACCGAACTGCCCGGGCGTCATCACGCCGGGCGAGTGCAAGATCGGCATCATGCCCGGCTACATCCACAAGCCGGGCAAGATCGGCGTGGTGTCGCGCAGCGGCACGCTCACGTACGAGGCCGTGCACCAGCTCACGCAGCTCGGCATCGGGCAGTCGACGTGCGTCGGCATCGGCGGCGACCCGGTGAACGGCACCGGCTTCATCGACGTCCTCGAGCTCTTCAACCGCGACCCGAACACCGAGGGCGTCATCATGATCGGCGAGATCGGCGGCACGGCCGAGGAGGAGGCCGCCGAGTACGTCAAGCGCGAGATGAAGAAGCCGGTCGCGGGCTTCATCGCCGGCCAGACCGCGCCCAAGGGCAAGCGCATGGGCCACGCCGGCGCGATCATCTCGGGCGGCAAGGGAACGGCTGCGGACAAGATCGCCGCGATGGAAGCAGCGGGCATCCGCGTCGCACCGAGCCCGGCGGAGCTCGGCGTGACGATGCGCGCGGCGCTGGGCGGCTGA
- the ndk gene encoding nucleoside-diphosphate kinase, which produces MERTLSIIKPDAVAKHGIGKVLARIEEAGLKVVAGRYLRLTTEQAEAFYAVHKERPFFKDLVKFMTSGPVFVSVLEGENAITRYREVLGATDPAKAAPGTVRKDFGTDVEKNAAHGSDGPDTARQEIAFFFRGIDFV; this is translated from the coding sequence ATGGAACGTACCCTCTCGATCATCAAGCCCGACGCGGTCGCGAAGCACGGCATCGGCAAGGTCCTCGCGCGGATCGAGGAGGCCGGCCTGAAGGTCGTCGCCGGGCGCTACCTGCGCCTCACCACCGAGCAGGCCGAGGCCTTCTACGCCGTCCACAAGGAGCGGCCGTTCTTCAAGGACCTGGTCAAGTTCATGACCTCGGGCCCGGTGTTCGTCTCGGTGCTCGAAGGCGAGAACGCGATCACGCGCTACCGCGAGGTGCTCGGCGCGACCGACCCCGCGAAGGCCGCGCCCGGCACGGTGCGCAAGGACTTCGGCACCGACGTCGAGAAGAACGCGGCGCACGGCTCCGACGGGCCGGACACGGCGCGGCAGGAGATCGCGTTCTTCTTCCGCGGCATCGACTTCGTTTGA
- a CDS encoding DUF1566 domain-containing protein: MPHRSFFVSMLLLAVAPATHAAPTRAQHCEASLEFASAKYAQCRLVAEQKYSISLDAAKRENALLKCSASFAKAFAKATTKYGADCAATEPSSAFETYLSQCADDVASAAGGASLPDYAGELASCNGDLATCESDLAACASRPPALLLKTGQTSSHGSGSDGDLQIGVAHRFVDNGDGTITDTRTGLMWEKKSDDGSIHDKDNTYTWCSDANRDGVCDGLDVALDGTVVTEFLAELNSGSGFAGYTDWRLPNRKELESLVSLEVFDPSALPEFDSGCEPGCTVLTCSCTASGGYWSSSTPASVPQSAWQVDFGDAAVLGGSKAGEKHVRAVRGGA; the protein is encoded by the coding sequence ATGCCGCATCGATCTTTCTTCGTCTCGATGTTGCTGCTTGCGGTTGCCCCCGCAACGCACGCAGCACCGACGCGCGCGCAGCATTGTGAGGCGTCGCTCGAGTTCGCGTCCGCCAAGTACGCGCAGTGCAGGCTCGTCGCCGAGCAGAAGTATTCCATCAGCCTCGATGCCGCGAAGCGCGAGAATGCGCTCCTCAAGTGCTCCGCGAGCTTCGCCAAGGCCTTCGCGAAGGCGACGACGAAGTACGGGGCAGACTGCGCCGCGACCGAGCCTTCGTCGGCGTTCGAAACCTACCTGTCGCAGTGCGCGGACGACGTCGCGTCCGCGGCCGGCGGTGCGTCGCTGCCCGACTACGCCGGCGAGCTCGCGAGCTGCAACGGCGATCTCGCAACCTGCGAGAGCGATCTCGCCGCGTGCGCGTCACGGCCGCCGGCGCTGCTGCTGAAGACCGGGCAGACGTCGAGCCATGGCAGCGGTAGCGACGGCGACCTGCAGATCGGCGTCGCGCACCGCTTCGTCGACAACGGCGACGGGACGATCACCGACACGCGGACGGGCCTGATGTGGGAGAAGAAGTCGGACGACGGCTCGATCCACGACAAGGACAACACGTACACGTGGTGCAGCGACGCGAATCGCGACGGGGTTTGCGACGGCCTCGACGTGGCGCTCGACGGTACGGTGGTGACGGAGTTTCTCGCGGAGCTGAACTCCGGCAGCGGCTTCGCGGGATACACCGACTGGCGGCTACCGAACCGCAAGGAGCTCGAGAGCCTCGTGAGCCTCGAGGTGTTCGATCCGAGCGCCCTTCCGGAGTTCGACTCGGGCTGCGAGCCCGGCTGCACCGTGCTGACGTGCAGCTGCACCGCTTCCGGCGGCTACTGGTCGTCGTCCACACCGGCCTCCGTTCCGCAGAGCGCATGGCAGGTGGACTTCGGCGACGCCGCGGTGCTCGGGGGCAGTAAGGCGGGAGAGAAGCACGTGCGCGCGGTTCGCGGCGGCGCGTGA
- a CDS encoding DUF1566 domain-containing protein gives MPHRSIFALIPVLAFAAAAHAAPTRAQQCEAALELASAKYARCRLVAEQRHSRNPDAAKREKALAKCSANFSKAFTKATTKYGADCAATEPSSTFETYLAQCTDDVAAAAGGASLPDYAGELASCNADLASCEDDLAACEAEPGARLLKTGQTTSYGPGDDGDLQMGVAHHFVDNGDGTITDTRTGLMWEKKSDDGSIHDRDNRYTWCAGPSGLCTELDGTVVTEFLATLNSGSGFAGYTDWRLPNRRELETLVNLEVYNRATFPEFESGCVPGCAVLTCSCTFPGFYWTSSTSAEAPVTAWIVDFGEGFMIPMGKGASTYVRAVRGGS, from the coding sequence ATGCCACACCGCTCCATTTTCGCTCTGATTCCTGTGCTTGCCTTCGCTGCTGCGGCGCACGCGGCGCCGACGCGCGCGCAGCAGTGCGAGGCGGCGCTCGAGCTCGCGTCGGCCAAGTACGCGCGATGCCGGCTCGTCGCCGAGCAGAGGCACTCGAGGAACCCCGACGCGGCGAAGCGAGAGAAGGCGCTCGCCAAGTGCTCGGCAAACTTCAGCAAGGCGTTCACCAAGGCGACGACGAAGTACGGGGCAGACTGCGCCGCGACGGAGCCGTCGTCGACGTTCGAGACGTACCTCGCGCAGTGCACGGACGACGTCGCGGCCGCGGCCGGCGGCGCGTCGCTGCCCGACTACGCCGGCGAGCTCGCGAGCTGCAACGCGGATCTCGCGAGCTGCGAGGACGATCTCGCCGCCTGCGAGGCGGAGCCCGGGGCGCGGCTGCTCAAGACCGGGCAGACGACGAGCTACGGTCCCGGCGACGACGGCGACCTGCAGATGGGCGTCGCGCACCACTTCGTCGACAACGGCGACGGGACGATCACCGACACGCGGACGGGCCTGATGTGGGAGAAGAAGTCGGACGACGGCTCGATCCACGACAGGGACAACAGGTACACGTGGTGCGCCGGTCCGTCCGGGCTGTGCACGGAGCTCGACGGTACCGTGGTGACGGAGTTCCTCGCGACGCTGAACTCCGGCAGCGGCTTCGCGGGCTACACGGACTGGCGGCTGCCGAACCGCAGGGAGCTCGAGACCCTCGTCAACCTCGAAGTCTACAATCGAGCGACGTTTCCCGAGTTCGAGTCGGGCTGCGTCCCCGGCTGCGCGGTGCTGACCTGCAGTTGCACCTTTCCTGGCTTCTACTGGACGTCGTCGACGTCCGCCGAGGCTCCGGTGACCGCGTGGATCGTGGATTTCGGCGAAGGGTTCATGATCCCGATGGGCAAGGGGGCCAGCACCTACGTCCGGGCCGTCCGCGGCGGCTCGTGA
- the rlmN gene encoding 23S rRNA (adenine(2503)-C(2))-methyltransferase RlmN gives MLPVFAATPDSVNAILHRAGIASYRTGQVLSWIYGRGVTDPDAMTNLPRELRAYLRSELAPPALEVVRIARSHDGTRKMALRLADGELIESVLIPDRHRLTLCVSSQVGCAMGCAFCATARLGLRRHLRIDEIVGQVMLARRHLEEDPLGVGHLTNLVFMGMGEPLHNLENVIGAIDILTSPWGLGISPRRITVSTVGLVPQMQALLERTAVNLAVSLSATTEESRRVLMPVTRKYSLRTLLDACRALPLPRRRRITFEYVLLAGENDGDEDARRLVSLLHGIRAKVNLICFNPFPGAPYEGTPEARRLRFQQLLLDHGVHATIRESRGPDIAAACGQLAAQAAAG, from the coding sequence GTGCTCCCGGTCTTCGCCGCCACGCCCGACTCGGTGAACGCGATCCTTCACCGCGCCGGGATTGCGTCCTATCGCACGGGACAGGTGCTGTCGTGGATCTACGGCCGCGGGGTCACGGATCCCGACGCGATGACCAACCTGCCGCGCGAGCTGCGCGCGTACCTCCGCTCCGAGCTCGCGCCGCCGGCGCTCGAGGTGGTCCGCATCGCGCGCTCGCACGACGGCACCCGCAAGATGGCGCTGCGCCTCGCTGACGGCGAGCTGATCGAGAGCGTTCTGATCCCCGACCGGCACCGCCTGACCCTGTGCGTGTCGTCGCAGGTCGGCTGCGCGATGGGCTGCGCCTTCTGCGCGACCGCGCGGCTCGGGCTGCGCCGCCACCTGCGCATCGACGAGATCGTCGGGCAGGTGATGCTCGCGCGCCGCCACCTCGAGGAGGATCCGCTCGGCGTGGGCCACCTGACGAACCTCGTCTTCATGGGCATGGGCGAGCCGCTGCACAACCTCGAGAACGTGATCGGCGCGATCGACATCCTGACCTCGCCCTGGGGGCTCGGCATCTCGCCGCGGCGGATCACGGTGTCGACGGTCGGGCTCGTGCCGCAGATGCAGGCGCTGCTCGAGCGCACCGCGGTCAATCTCGCGGTGTCGCTGTCGGCGACCACCGAGGAGAGCCGGCGCGTGCTGATGCCGGTCACGCGCAAGTACTCGCTGCGCACGCTGCTCGACGCCTGCCGCGCGCTGCCGCTGCCGCGTCGCCGACGCATCACCTTCGAGTACGTGCTGCTCGCCGGCGAGAACGACGGCGACGAGGACGCGCGCCGTCTGGTGTCGCTGCTGCACGGCATCCGCGCCAAGGTGAACCTGATCTGCTTCAACCCGTTCCCCGGTGCTCCGTACGAGGGCACGCCGGAGGCGCGCCGCCTGCGCTTCCAGCAGCTGCTCCTCGACCACGGCGTCCACGCCACGATCCGCGAGAGCCGCGGGCCGGACATCGCAGCCGCGTGCGGCCAGCTCGCCGCGCAGGCGGCGGCCGGCTGA
- a CDS encoding diacylglycerol kinase family protein: MPGISVIVNPYAGGNKRGMRRAERLARIVGDHGEVHTPSTLEELDTVICRALDKDPDVLALCGGDGSYFRAFTVLHKRLGDAPWPLILPLPAGTINNLTHAIRSQSSSPERLLSHVVNDHLHGITHDCADCDLFSVNDEAVGYIFGCGMIVNFLRAYYAPPDPGPLTAAWLVLRLMGSALVRGPLQAKIFQPFEADVVCDGERVPHRSYRMLIASSVSAIGLGFEPFYLAGRKPGQFHVLGGPAKATQLTRKLRYFYKGYPARDPDLYDNIAAELHVEFARPAYYTVNGDLLGPEMRVTVRRLRRIQVIRG, encoded by the coding sequence ATGCCCGGAATCTCCGTCATCGTGAACCCCTATGCCGGCGGCAACAAGCGCGGCATGCGACGCGCCGAGCGTCTCGCGCGCATCGTCGGTGACCACGGCGAGGTGCACACGCCGTCGACGCTCGAGGAGCTCGACACCGTCATCTGCCGCGCGCTCGACAAAGACCCGGACGTGCTCGCGCTGTGCGGCGGCGACGGCAGCTACTTCCGCGCCTTCACCGTGCTGCACAAGCGGCTCGGCGACGCGCCGTGGCCGCTGATCCTGCCGCTGCCGGCCGGCACCATCAACAACCTGACGCACGCGATCCGCTCGCAATCGAGCTCGCCCGAGCGTCTGCTGTCGCACGTCGTCAACGACCACCTGCACGGCATCACGCACGACTGCGCGGACTGCGACCTGTTCTCGGTCAACGACGAGGCCGTCGGCTACATCTTCGGCTGCGGCATGATCGTGAACTTCCTGCGCGCGTACTACGCGCCGCCCGATCCGGGACCCCTCACCGCTGCCTGGCTCGTGCTGCGCCTGATGGGCTCGGCGCTCGTCCGCGGGCCGCTGCAGGCCAAGATCTTCCAGCCCTTCGAGGCGGACGTCGTGTGCGACGGCGAGCGCGTGCCGCACCGCTCGTACCGCATGCTGATCGCGAGCAGCGTCTCGGCGATCGGGCTCGGCTTCGAGCCGTTCTACCTCGCGGGGCGCAAGCCGGGGCAGTTCCACGTGCTGGGCGGGCCCGCCAAGGCGACGCAGCTCACGCGCAAGCTGCGCTACTTCTACAAGGGCTACCCGGCGCGCGACCCGGACCTGTACGACAACATCGCCGCCGAGCTGCACGTCGAGTTCGCGCGCCCGGCCTACTACACGGTGAACGGCGATCTGCTCGGACCCGAGATGCGCGTCACCGTGCGCCGCCTGCGCCGCATCCAGGTGATTCGCGGCTGA
- a CDS encoding exopolysaccharide biosynthesis protein, with amino-acid sequence MTQAGLSTDRRLSETLIESARSLPEGQVSVRELVERLGQSGMQLFAVFLTLPFLVPVSVPGVSTVFGLVIILIGIGVALNQLPWLPGFVLRREVPAGPLGKALEQGANLVARFERLLHPRLTVFSKGAAVTRFNGLVLAFAGLLLMAPFGFVPFSNTLPGIAILFLALGILEHDGLFVLLGYLMTIATLLYFAVLIWGAWEAGQLILS; translated from the coding sequence ATGACCCAAGCCGGCCTTTCCACCGACCGCCGTCTCTCCGAGACCCTGATCGAGTCGGCGCGGAGCCTGCCCGAGGGGCAGGTCTCCGTGCGTGAGCTCGTGGAGCGTCTGGGGCAGTCGGGCATGCAGCTCTTCGCGGTGTTCTTGACGCTGCCGTTCCTCGTGCCGGTGTCGGTGCCGGGCGTGAGCACGGTGTTCGGCCTGGTGATCATCCTGATCGGCATCGGCGTCGCGCTGAACCAGCTGCCCTGGCTGCCGGGCTTCGTGCTGCGTCGCGAGGTGCCGGCGGGACCGCTCGGCAAGGCGCTCGAGCAGGGCGCGAACCTGGTCGCGCGCTTCGAGCGGCTGCTGCACCCGCGCTTGACCGTGTTCTCGAAGGGCGCCGCGGTGACGCGCTTCAACGGCCTCGTGCTCGCGTTCGCCGGACTCCTGCTGATGGCGCCGTTCGGCTTCGTGCCGTTCTCGAACACGCTGCCGGGCATCGCGATCCTGTTCCTCGCGCTCGGCATCCTCGAGCACGACGGGCTGTTCGTCCTGCTCGGCTACCTGATGACGATCGCGACGCTGCTCTACTTCGCGGTGCTGATCTGGGGCGCCTGGGAGGCGGGGCAGCTCATCCTGTCCTGA